The following proteins are encoded in a genomic region of Neovison vison isolate M4711 chromosome 12, ASM_NN_V1, whole genome shotgun sequence:
- the NET1 gene encoding neuroepithelial cell-transforming gene 1 protein isoform X2: MVAHDEVGGLLPIKRTIRVLDVNNQSFREQEEPSNKRVRPLARVTSLANLISPVRNGAVRRFGQTIQSFTLRGDSRSPASAQKLSSRSTVPTPAKRRSSVLWSEMLDVNMKESLTTKEIKRQEAIYEMSRGEQDLIEDLKLARKAYHDPMLKLSIMSEEELTHIFGDLDAYIPLHEDLLARIGEATKPGGTVEQIGHILVNWLPGLNAYKGYCSNQLAAKALLDQKKQDPRVQDFLQRCLESPFSRKLDLWSFLDIPRSRLVKYPLLLKEILRHTPKDHPDVQPLEEAILIIQGVLSDINLKKGESECQYYIHKLEYLDEKQKDPRIEASKVLLCHGELKNKSGHKLYIFLFQDILVLTRPVTRNERHFYQVYRQPIPVQELVLEDLQDGDVRMGGSFRGAFSNSDKAKNIFRVRFQDPSPGQSHTLQANDVFHKQQWFNCIRAAIAPFQQAAGPAEPQGLPELHEEGEENSPSAGNVRAQRRVSTASSVTQVQGAGDASESGCPVHTAEDVKSAEVPQTQPGFRKARHRAQFNGRRKETLV, from the exons ATGGTGGCTCATGACGAGGTTGGAGGTCTGCTGCCCATCAAGAGGACCATACGCGTCCTGGACGTTAACAATCAGTCCTTCAGAGAGCAGGAG gaGCCAAGCAATAAAAGAGTTCGACCTCTCGCTCGGGTCACATCCTTGGCAAATTTGATCTCTCCTGTAAGAAATGGAGCAGTCCGGCGCTTTGGTCAGACAATTCAG tcattTACCCTTCGTGGTGACAGCAGATCCCCGGCTTCTGCCCAGAAGTTATCAAGCAGATCAACAGTCCCAACACCTGCCAAAAGGAGAAGCAGCGTCCTGTGGTCAGAGATGTTAGACGTCAATATGAAAGAGTCTTTAACTACCAAAGAAATCAAACGACAAGAG gcGATATATGAAATGTCCCGAGGTGAACAGGATTTAATTGAGGATCTCAAACTTGCGAGGAAG GCCTACCATGACCCTATGTTAAAGCTGTCTATTATGTCAGAAGAGGAACTCACCCATATATTTGGTGATTTGGATGCTTACATACCTCTCCACGAAG ACTTACTGGCAAGAATAGGAGAAGCAACCAAACCTGGTGGAACAGTAGAGCAAATCGGTCACATTCTTGTGAACTGG TTGCCAGGCTTGAATGCTTACAAAGGCTACTGTAGTAACCAGCTGGCGGCCAAAGCTCTTCTTGATCAGAAGAAACAAGATCCCCGAGTCCAAGACTTCCTCCAGCGATGCCTGGAGTCTCCTTTCAGCCGAAAACTTGATCTTTGGAGCTTCCTAGATATTCCCCGGAGTCGTTTGGTCAAATACCCTTTACTGTTAAAAGAAATTCTTAGACACACTCCAAAAGACCACCCTGATGTTCAGCCTCTGGAGGAAGCT ATATTGATAATACAAGGAGTTCTCTCTGATATCAACTTGAAGAAAGGTGAATCAGAGTGCCAGTACTACATTCACAAGCTGGAGTATCTAGATGAAAAGCAGAAGGATCCTAGAATTGAAGCGAGCAAAGTATTACTCTGCCACGGGGAGCTGAAGAATAAAAGTGGACAC AAACTTTACATATTCCTGTTTCAAGACATCTTGGTTTTGACTCGGCCTGTTACACGAAATGAGCGTCACTTCTACCAGGTTTATCGGCAGCCAATCCCTGTCCAAGAGCTGGTCTTGGAAGACCTGCAGGATGGAGATGTGAGGATGGGAGGGTCCTTCCGAGGGGCTTTCAGCAACTCAGATAAAG CTAAAAATATCTTCAGAGTTCGCTTCCAAGACCCCTCCCCGGGCCAGTCACACACTCTGCAGGCCAATGACGTGTTCCACAAGCAGCAGTGGTTCAACTGCATCCGCGCCGCCATTGCTCCTTTCCAGCAGGCCGCTGGCCCAGCCGAGCCGCAGGGCTTGCCGGAGCTCCACGAGGAGGGCGAGGAGAACAGCCCCTCTGCTGGCAACGTCCGAGCCCAGAGAAGGGTGTCCACGGCATCTAGTGTGACTCAGGTCCAAGGCGCTGGAGACGCTTCAGAGAGCGGCTGCCCAGTGCACACAGCAGAGGACGTGAAGAGTGCAGAAGTTCCCCAAACGCAGCCCGGCTTCCGAAAGGCGAGACACAGAGCCCAGTTCAACGGCAGACGGAAAGAGACTCTGGTGTAA